The DNA window GCCGGGGTGCTGCTCGACAACAGCGCCAGCCCACTGCTCCACGCACTGGAAACCACCGAGTTGGGCAGTGCGCCGTCGCCTCTCTGCGGGCTGGAAGACTCGATGAAAGAAATGGTGCTGGCCTGTGGCATTGAGGGCAGTGAGGCCGAACACCAACAGGCCCTGGAGAGCCTGGTGCTAGGTGTTTTGGATGGCATCGCCAACCACGGCGTACCCACCGAAAACGTTGAAGCAGTGCTGCACCAGCTGGAATTACAACAGCGAGAAATCAGTGGCGACGGCTACCCCTACGGCCTGCAGCTGATTCTCAATGCCATGGGCAGCGCGACTCACCGGGGCCGCCCCATTGAGCTACTGGATCTCGACCCGGCGATCAGCAAGCTGCGCAGCAATATCCAAGACCCCAACTACATCAAGAATCTAGCGCGGCAGCTGCGGGATAACCCCCACCGGGTGACACTGGTGATGGCGCCCAATACCGAAATGCAGCAGCGCCGGGAGGCCGCAGAAGCCGCAAAATTGGCCAAACTACAGACCACCCTCACTGATGAGCAAAAGCAGGCCATCATTGATCAGGCCGCCGCACTGGCCGAGCGCCAGACGGTGAAAGAAGACGAATCTATTTTGCCCAAGGTGTCGCTGGATGACGTGCCGCTGGAGATACCGGAAATCCCCTCCACACGGGAGACCCTCGGCAAGTTGCCCTGCACCGTTTACGCCCGAGGCACCAACGGGCTGGTCTATCAGCAGGTCTACCTGCAGTTGCCTGATCTGGACGATGCCGAGCTCGACATCCTGTCGCTGTACAGCCAGGTCCTGACCGAGCTGGGGCTGGGTGAAGCTAACTACCTGCAAACCCAGCACCGCCAGGCCCAGGTCTGTGGCGGCATATCGGCGTTTTCAAGCATGCGCGGCGACATCAATGACGAGCAACAAACCCAGGCCTATCTGGTACTCAGCTCCAAGGCGCTGCTACGAAATGCAAAGGCCCAGGCCGAATTGATGCTCGATACCCTCATCCGCCAGCGCTTCGACGAGCTCGACCGCATTGCCGATATTGCTGCCCAAATCAGCGCCCGCAAACAGTCCTCCATCACCGGCAACGGACACGGATTGGCAATGACGGCAGCCTGTGCCGGAATGAGTCCAATTGCCCTGCTCAACCATCGCATCGGCGGCCTGCCGGGCATTAAATCGGCCAAACAGCGCAGCGATGGCTTAAAAGAAGCGGCCCAACGACAATCACTGGCCACCCAGCTGGCTGCCCTCCACCAAAAGATCCTCGCTTCGAACAAGCAATTGCTGCTCGTAGCCGATGAGGAGCACCTGGAGGAGCTTCGCAACACCCTCGGTCCGGTGTGGCAGGGTCTCGACAACCAGACTTGTGAACCTTTCCGCCGACCGGCGCTGCGCGAGGCGCGCCAGGAATTCTGGATTGCCAACTCCCAGGTTAATTTCTGCGCCAAAGCCTACCCGACGGTCAGTTCGGATCATCCCGACGCCCCGGTACTGACTGTGCTGGCAACCTACCTGCGCAATGGCTACCTGCATCGCTGCATCCGCGAACAGGGCGGCGCCTACGGTGGTGGCGCTTCACAGGATTCCAATATCGCGGCTTTCCGTTTTTATTCCTATCGGGACCCACGCCTCAAGGAGACGCTCGGCGACTTCGATGACGCGATCACTTGGTTACTCGACAACCCCATCTCCGAGGAGGGACTGGAGCAGGCAATTCTGGGCATTATCGGCAGCATCGACAAACCCGGCTCCCCCGCCGGTGAGGCGAAGCAAGACTTTCAAAATCAGTTATTTGGCCGAACCCTCGCCCAGCGCCGTCAGTTTCGGCAGCGGGTCCTTAACACGCGGGCAGAAGATTTACAGCGGGTGTGCAAGACCTATCTCAGTGACGGCAACGCCAGCACCGCAGTGGTGAGCAACGAGAGTAAGGCCAAGGACTTGGCGCAGTGGTTAAGCGAAGCGGGATTTACTGTCGAGCGCGTATAAGCGCTGCTGCTCACACTACTGGCGGCGCCCGGCCGGCGGTAGTGTGAGCAGGAAAAGCAATGATTACTTTGGCAGTGCGCCGGCCCGGCGCTCAGCCACCTGATTGCGCAACTCGTCGAACTTGGCCCGCTGTTCCTTGTTCAAGATGGCGTAGAAGCCAGACTGCAGGAGCAGAGTTTGCTCGGTGAACTGGGCGGAGTACCGACCCGTATCGGCCGACATTTTTTGTATTTCTTTCTTGGTCAGCGTACCCAGATCAATTTGCTTCATCTCCTGCTGCAGTGCGACCACCTTCGTGCGAATGGCGGTGGCATTCTCGGTATAGCGACCGATCAGGGCATCCACCTCTTTCTTTTGACTATCGCTTAATTCCAGCTTGGTCACCAGGCTCTGTAGGCCGGCTGCAGCTAAATCGGCGCCCTGGGCATAGCTGTTGACGCTGAACAGGGCAAAAAACGTGATGGCGGCCAGCGTGGCCGTGAAACGGGTAAACATTGACAGACTCCTTTAATGAAATAGCGCGCCAACCGCCA is part of the Spongiibacter taiwanensis genome and encodes:
- a CDS encoding insulinase family protein; this encodes MSQLAATPPHPSFELISQDPIPALGVALAEYRHRKTGAVHYHIASDNPENVFLVALRTVPKDSTGVAHILEHTALCGSERFPLRDPFFMMIRRSLNTFMNAFTSSDWTAYPFASCNRKDFDNLLQVYLDAVFFSRLHPLDFAQEGHRLEFSEPGNPASPLVYKGVVFNEMKGAMSSVNSQLWHTLCKHLFPSNTYHYNSGGDPEAITDLSYEELQAFYRSHYHPSNATFMTFGDISAAEHQTRFEELALGRFDSLDVHIAVPDEKRYHAPIRIMEHYPVSAEDGVEGKTHIVMAWLLGTSTDLDTLLEAQLLAGVLLDNSASPLLHALETTELGSAPSPLCGLEDSMKEMVLACGIEGSEAEHQQALESLVLGVLDGIANHGVPTENVEAVLHQLELQQREISGDGYPYGLQLILNAMGSATHRGRPIELLDLDPAISKLRSNIQDPNYIKNLARQLRDNPHRVTLVMAPNTEMQQRREAAEAAKLAKLQTTLTDEQKQAIIDQAAALAERQTVKEDESILPKVSLDDVPLEIPEIPSTRETLGKLPCTVYARGTNGLVYQQVYLQLPDLDDAELDILSLYSQVLTELGLGEANYLQTQHRQAQVCGGISAFSSMRGDINDEQQTQAYLVLSSKALLRNAKAQAELMLDTLIRQRFDELDRIADIAAQISARKQSSITGNGHGLAMTAACAGMSPIALLNHRIGGLPGIKSAKQRSDGLKEAAQRQSLATQLAALHQKILASNKQLLLVADEEHLEELRNTLGPVWQGLDNQTCEPFRRPALREARQEFWIANSQVNFCAKAYPTVSSDHPDAPVLTVLATYLRNGYLHRCIREQGGAYGGGASQDSNIAAFRFYSYRDPRLKETLGDFDDAITWLLDNPISEEGLEQAILGIIGSIDKPGSPAGEAKQDFQNQLFGRTLAQRRQFRQRVLNTRAEDLQRVCKTYLSDGNASTAVVSNESKAKDLAQWLSEAGFTVERV
- a CDS encoding Spy/CpxP family protein refolding chaperone — translated: MFTRFTATLAAITFFALFSVNSYAQGADLAAAGLQSLVTKLELSDSQKKEVDALIGRYTENATAIRTKVVALQQEMKQIDLGTLTKKEIQKMSADTGRYSAQFTEQTLLLQSGFYAILNKEQRAKFDELRNQVAERRAGALPK